The segment CCCGACAACGCTGCCGCTTTCGAGAATGTCGGCTGTAACCGCATACCCGGCTGCATCGTCTTGAGTGACGATCGTTCCCTCGAAAATCGAAGAGGAGAAATCGATGTCGGCTCTGGAGGTTTGGGGCAGGACGATGCTGAGAGCAAGAGCGAACAGAAGGGGGCGTAACGAAAATCTGGGTTTGATCATTTCAAGACCTCGAAAGGTTGTGCATGCAGTGCGATAAAGTAGGTTGCCAACGGAAACGTCGCTTGCGTTGACGGTCCAGTTTGACCGTGAGGCGACGACAATTCCGGTTGCCGGTTTGATCAGATAACAACAGTCGAGTCATCCATTCCGATCTGTAGCATCTGAATCGGCTAAACCCTCACCGGTTTCGAGCAGATGCACCAGCATTCCGGATTATTCGAGAGAGAAGCCGCTGCCAGTTCTTCGGGCAGTACCAGTTGCGAATGAGAACACCGATTGCTCCGATAGTTCGGGTTTCAGCTGCAGACACGGTAAAAACCAATTGATATGGTATTCCCGCGTTCACGCGGAACATCTGCTCGACTGACATCGCCGGTCCAATCCCTACGACGCGTTATCTTTCGCAGTCCCGCGCGGCACTGCTCGACAGGTAAACGGTCCAGGGGTTTGACCGACTTGCGGCCTCAAGTGTTGTCTGCAGAGATAGATGGACATCGAGACGCAATTCGGACAAAGAACTACGTGCGTTGAGTCAGCACTTTCCAGATTTCCCGAATTCCAGGTGGCTTGCCTCGCATCAACGTTCCTGCTCGAAATAACCTCGCGGCGATCTTGATCGCGAACCATGTTGAAACGGCCAGGATCAAAAATGAGACCGCGGCTTCCCAAAGTGCGATGTCACCAGACCCCAGCCGCAGCGTCATCCCAATCGGAGAGAAAAACGGAATCATCGAAAGCACGCGTGGCACCATCGCGTTCGGATCGGAAATGAAAACCGTTGGCATCATCATCGGCACGCAAGCGCAAATGATCACGGCGGCCGAAAGCTGTTGGCAGTCCTTGTAAGTCGAACCCAACGATCCCATGCCGGCCAACAGGCTCCCGTAGAACAAAAATCCCATCACCATGAAAACGCCGCTGATCAAGAGTTGCAAGACATTGATGTCATAGTCCACGAATTCGTTCATGACCGTTTGCAAGATGATCGGGATCACCGAGACCATCACCATCCAAATTGCGATCTGCAACAAGCCAGCACAAACGATGCCCAGAACTTTGCCAAACAACAAATCGTCGGCCGACACCGAAGAGACGATGACTTCCATGACTTTGTTCTCTTTTTCTTCGGCGATGGAAGCCAACAAAGCACTTGCGTTCATCATCAACGCCAATACCAGCAAGCCCGCGACCGCAAGTGGAATGCCCATCGACAAGCCCTTGCTCAGCAAGTTCACTTCTTCAAATTTGCCCTCGCTGTTGATTTCAAACTTCGTCGCCTGGGCGAAGTTGCGGATTCGTTCAACTTCGTTTTCGGTCAGTTCGGTCTTCTTGAGAATCTCGTGACGAATCATTTTCGAAAGCCAACCGGTCTTCATGGACGAGCCGAACAGATCGCTGCGCCGAGTGTAAACTTCGACTTGGCCAGATTCGATGTAGTCCGGCGGAATCACAACAATGGCTTTCCATGACTCATCTTCCAATTCCGCACGGCCAGCATCGACGCTGTCGAGCAAAACGACTTTCTGTTCGAAAAAGCGATTGATGTCCGTGTCGCCGGTAAGCTTTTTCAGCTCTTCAGGAACATCATTCGATGCGTCGTCAGTTTGCTGAATCTCAAACACTTCACCTGGGACCGCGTCGGCAAGCGGAGCACCTTCCGCTGTCAAGATTCCTGATTGATCGATCAGCCCCGTCGGTTTGCTCATTCGGCTGATCTCGCCGGGAACTGTCATGGCGATAATCAGCGTGATGATTCCGAGGTAGCCCAACGCTAACAGGGGCATTCCAAGCGTCACCAAATAATAGGACTTCTTGCGAACCGTAAACCAGAACTCATGCCAGGCAACTGTGCCAATCATGTCGTTACTCCTGCAGCAGTCGCCTTGTATTCCGGAGCCTTGCCAACGACTTCGACGAAAATGTCTTCGATCGGCATACGGGCTTCTTCGAACCGGCGGAAATTTCTTTTGCCGGCGGCCAACTCCTGCATCAGATCATGCATCGATCGTCCATTTTTGAGTTTAATGCACTGGCCTTGAGCCGACCGCGTGATCGATTCGATGCAGTCCAGCCCGCCGGTTTCCGCGTCGTGATCCATCAGGACTTCGTATCGAGTATAGGACTTGCGGATTTCGTCCAACGACC is part of the Mariniblastus fucicola genome and harbors:
- a CDS encoding ABC transporter permease translates to MIGTVAWHEFWFTVRKKSYYLVTLGMPLLALGYLGIITLIIAMTVPGEISRMSKPTGLIDQSGILTAEGAPLADAVPGEVFEIQQTDDASNDVPEELKKLTGDTDINRFFEQKVVLLDSVDAGRAELEDESWKAIVVIPPDYIESGQVEVYTRRSDLFGSSMKTGWLSKMIRHEILKKTELTENEVERIRNFAQATKFEINSEGKFEEVNLLSKGLSMGIPLAVAGLLVLALMMNASALLASIAEEKENKVMEVIVSSVSADDLLFGKVLGIVCAGLLQIAIWMVMVSVIPIILQTVMNEFVDYDINVLQLLISGVFMVMGFLFYGSLLAGMGSLGSTYKDCQQLSAAVIICACVPMMMPTVFISDPNAMVPRVLSMIPFFSPIGMTLRLGSGDIALWEAAVSFLILAVSTWFAIKIAARLFRAGTLMRGKPPGIREIWKVLTQRT